The segment CGACCTGGAGCAACGGATGCAGGGGATTGTGCTGTTAGGGATCTTTCTCCGCTGTACGTCGTTTCTGCGCGAACAGCGTCTCGACGAGGAGCAGGTCTTCTCGGCGGTGGAGCGGTCGCTGCGGAAGTACTTTGGCAAGCGGGGCGAACAGGTGGTTCGGGACAACCTGGCGGCTGTGAGGCGGGGCTATACCGAGGTCTTCGAGGTCCCAGCGGAGACGATCGCGGGAGTAGGGTTGGTCGGCTGAGAAGAGAGAGGACGGCGATGGCGGAGGAGCTGGTCAGAGACTGGATGCACCGGGGTGTGATCACCTGCGGACCTGAGACGTCCATCCAGGCGGTGGCCGACGCGATGAAGACGCACGATATCAGCGCGTTGGTGGTGGTGGACGAGGGTGGGGACGCGGTCGGCGTGATCTCCCGTACCGATCTCGTCAACGCGCGGTTTGTCGAGCCGTATCTTAAGCACTGGCGCGGCCTGACCGCCAAGCATCTGATGACCTCCCCCGTCATCAGCGTCTCTGATACCACCCCGCTTGCCGAGGCGGCGGCGCGGCTTCGCGACAGGAAGATCCACCGGCTGGTGGTGATCGAGAGACACGGACCGCATGAGAAGCCGATCGGCATCCTCTCGGTGACCGATCTGGCAGGGACATTGTGACGGCAATGTAGGTATTATTATGGGTCCTTCCGGAATGAACGTAGGTAGAGGTCGAGACTTCAGTGCTGGTCACGGGGACACCCCCTTTGGAAAAGGGGGCAGCGGGGGTTTCTCATGATCCTGGCCTACAATAAGAACCTTAAAGGTTTTGCTCGCTCCCTGCGAAATAACATGACCGATGCCGAGCGAACACTGTGGTCCATGATCAGACGAAAGCAAGCGAAAGGGCGTCTCTTTTCGCGTCAGAAGACAATTGACAATTACATTGTAGATTTTTACTGCGCTTCAGCCTCGCTCGTCATCGAACTTGATGGCGGACAACATTATACGTCGGATGGTCGCGAGAAGGACCAGCGGCGCGATGCTGACTTGGCGGCGCGGGGGTTGAACGTGTTAAGGTTTTCTGATCGGGACGTACTGACAAATATTGAAGGAGTACGAGAAGAGATCTGGAAACATCTGTGAGGGGAACGGAGGGAGAAACCCCCTTCGATCCCCCTTTGCCAAAGGGGGAGGGGATTGCCGATGCCTACTTGCCCGTGCGTGTCTATACGTAGACAGGTTCACCCACGCTCATTCCGGAAGAACCTTATTATCAAGTTTCCCTCACCCCCTAATCGGGGGTAAGGAGCAACAAAACAGACTATGGAAGATCGAATTCGCATACTCTACGCGGAGGATGATCCGAGCGACGCGGCGTTGACCATGAGGCGCTTTGCCCTGGATGCGCCCGAGTGTGACCTGGACATCGTAGGCACGGGGCGCGCCTGCTTGGACGGCCTGGCACAGCACGACTATGACCTGCTGCTGCTCGACTATCATCTTCCGGATATGGACGGCCTTGACGTCATGCAAACGGCGACGCGGCAGGGGTATACACTGCCCGTCGTGCTGATAACCGGAGCGGGCAATGAAGACCTGGTGGTCCAGGCGATCCGCTTGGGCGTGACCGACTATGTGACGAAGCGAGGCGATTATCTCACCGCCTTGCCTCAGACGTTGCGCAGGATCGCAGGGGCGCATCGCAAGAAGGGGGCCATCGGACACTTACTCGTACCGAGTCGGCCGCGCATCCTCTACGTGGAACACCACGCATCCGATGTTGAGCTGTTGTTGCGTCATTTCGGGCAGGCTGCGCCGCACCTGACTGTGCAACTGGCGTACTCCTGTCGGAACGCCTTGGACCTGTTGCGAGAGGCCCAGGATTCGCGTGAGGCCGCTCCCTACGATCTGGTGCTGATCGACCTGCGCATGCCGGAAATGAGCGGACTGGATCTGTTGCGCGAGACCAAAGATCGTGGGATATCGCTGCCGTTCGTCATCGTGACCGGCCAGAGAGATGAAGAGGTGGCGGTTGCTGCGCTGAGATTGGGCGCCTACGATTACATCGTCAAACGCGAGGGGTATCTGACCCAGTTGCCGCATGTCATCGACAACGCCATCGCCCGCTTTCATCTGAATCAGGCGGCCGGCCGTTTACAGGCAGAGTTGGGAGTGCTCAACCGTTTGCTGGAACACAGGGTGCGAGAGCGGACGGCGGCACTTGAACAGGAGATCACTGAGCGCAAACAGGCCGAGCACGCGCTTGCCGCGTCGGAACGCCTGCGGCGATCGATCCTGGACTCGATCGAAGAAGGGGTTTACGGACTGGATCTCGACGGGCGTATCATCTTCGAAAATCCGGCGGCACTGAAGATATTCGGATGGCAGGCGCACGAGATACTCGGGCAGCATTCCCATACGCTCATGCACCATCACCGTGCGGATGGTAGCGTCTATCCGGTTGAGGACTGCCCGACCTACCACACCTTACATGACGGGCAGATCCGGCATGTGCACAATGAGGTCTTCTTCCGCAAAGACGGGACCAGTTTTCCTGTCGAGTACACCGCGTCGGCGCTGCGAGACGATGCCGGCGTCATCACCGGTGTGGTCGTCAGCTTTCGCGACATCACCGAGTTCAAACAGTTGCAGGAGCAGTTCGTGCAATCCCAGAAGCTGGAGGCGATCGGGGTGCTGGCGGGCGGCATCGCCCACGATTTCAACAATAACCTCTCCGCCATTCTCGGTTTCAGCGATCTGGCCCTGGAGAAACTCCGTCCGGATGACCCGGTGGGCCGCTACCTCGAACAGGTCAAGAAAGCGGGGGAGCAGTCCGCCGCGCTGACACGCCAGTTGCTGGCCTTCAGCCGCAAACAGCTCCTGCAGCCCAGGGTGCTCGAGCTGAATGCGCTGATCGCCGAGGATACGACGATGCTGAAGCGGCTGATCGGCGAGGAGATCGACCTGCACAGGCAACTCGATCCTGAGCTGGGCCACATCAGGGCCGACCCGGCGCAGCTCGAACAGGTCCTCATGAACCTGGTCGTCAATGCCCGCGACGCCATGCCGCAGGGCGGTACGCTGACGATCGAGACCGGCAATGTCGAACTCGACAAGCCCTATGCCTGTGTCTGCGGGCCCATCGCCATTCCATCGGGGCGCTACGTGCGGCTGGCCGTGATCGATACCGGGTGCGGGATGGATGCGGTCACCCGAGCCCGCATCTTCGAGCCGTTCTTTACCACGAAGGAGTTGGGCAAAGGAACGGGCCTCGGTCTCTCAACCGCTTACGGGATCGTCAAGCAAAGCGGCGGCTACATCTGTGTCTACAGTACGCCGGGGCAGGGCGCCACTTTTGAGATCTATCTGCCGCAGGTCGACGCGCCCCTGGAGGCGGGGCCCCTCCGCGAGTTCGTTACGCCCTTGCGGCCCGGTGCCGCCACCGTACTGCTGGTGGACGACGACGAGCTGGTTCGCACCATCGCGCGTGAGACGCTGCAAGTGCAGGGCTACACCGTCCTCGAGGCGATGAATGGCGGCGGCGCCTTGCTCATCAGCGAGCGGTACCAGGGGCCGATCGATCTGCTGTTGACCGATGTCGTGATGCCGTATATGAGCGGGTCGGAACTGGCGCAGCGGCTGACGGCGCAGCGTCCGGCGACGCGCGTGCTCTACATGTCGGGCTATACGGACGACACGCTCGCGCCGCACGGCGTCTTAGCGCCGGGTACGATGTTGTTGGCCAAACCGTTGACCCCGGAGAACCTGCTGCGCACGGTACAAGAGGCGCTCGTGGTGTCGGGTCATAGTGCGGGAGGGGCTTGACAGTGATGGCAATGCCGGGCGTGATGTTGCGGTTTTGTAGGCGATAGGGAGAGGGAAGAACAAAGTTGCCTACACAAGAATCGGGAGGGTAGAAAGGTTCAGCCATGGCGGATTGCAAGCCGGTCTATAACCCACTGGATGAGGAGCACGTCGCACAGGTCGCCGGGACCAAGCCTCGTGGGCTTGAGAAGGAGATCCACGAGAGCGCCTTGCCACCGACCGGGGTGTTGGAGCTTGATCTTGAGCGGTACGTGGGCGACTTCAATGAGCGGATCGTCGGCGCGTATGCGGCCGGAACCGGAGAACAGGCGCTTCCGGCCGATGTCGGGGTGGCCCGGAGTCTGATCCCGCCGGGGACCGGTGCTTTGCGCGACTTCAGTTATATTGCGCCCGAGATCCCCCGGTTCAACCGGGACAAGTGCGTCGGCTGCATGGCCTGTGTCACCGAGTGTCCCGACACCGCCATCCTGGGGAAGGCGATCCCGAGATCGCACCTGGAAGCCGAACTCAACCTCATTGCGGACGATCAGGCGCGTGAGTCGATCCGGGCGCAGTGGGCCGTGACAAGGAAATACGACGAGGTCTACGAGAAGAAGGGCGAGGAGGGCGCGCTGTTCGGTATCTTTGTTGATCCGACCAAGTGCAAGGGTTGCGCCGAGTGTGTCGAGGTCTGCGGCTCCCTCGGCTACCATGCCCTCACAATGGTCAAGAAGGACGAGCAGACGATTCCCCGCTACCGGGATTACTTTAACTTCTTTCGACAGGTCGGCCAGACCCCGCGCGCCTATATCAACGAGCGGGCGCTGGCGGACATGATGCTGTCCGAGGAGGCGCTCCTGTACGTCGGCGGCGCCGGCTCGTGCATGGGGTGCGGCGAGGCGACGGCGATCCGGATGATGCTGGCGGCCACCGGATTCGTGCACGGCGCGCAAGCTATCGGGATCGTGGCGGCGACCGGGTGCAATACGGTCTACGGCTCGACCTATCCCTACAACCCGTTTCTGGTTCCGTGGACCAACTCCCTGTTCGAGAACGCCCCTGCCGTGGCGATGGGGATTCGCGGTAAGTGGGACCAACAGGGATGGCAGGCGAAGAAGCTCTGGGTCATTGGAGGCGACGGGGCGATGTACGACATCGGCTTTCAGGCACTGTCGCGGATGCTGGCCTCCGGGATGGATATCAACGTGCTGATCCTGGATACGCAGGTCTACTCGAACACGGGAGGACAGGCCTCCACGGCGACCTATACCGGGCAGGATGCCAAGATGGCCGTGATCGGTAAGGCGGTGCCCGGCAAGCGGGAGCGGCGCAAAGAGCTGGCGCTCATCGCCATGATGCACCCGGATACGTTTGTGGCCCAGACGACGGCAGCCCATATCAATCATTTTTACCGGGCTATCATGGCCGCCAATGAGTACCCCGGCCCGGCTGTGGTCAACGTCTACACGACCTGTGAGCCCGAGCACGGCGTGGCGGACGACCGGTCCTCGTGTCAAGCGAAGCTGGCGGTCGATTCTCGGGCTTTCCCCCTTTTTGTGTACGATCCGCGCAAAGGAGAGCGAATCAAGGAGCGACTCAGCCTGGCCGGTAACCCGGCGATTGGCGACGACTGGTACAGACTGCCCCATACAGGGGAGGCGGTGGACTTTGTCGCGTTTGCCGGGACGGAGGGCCGGTTTGCAAAACAGTTCGACGCTGAAGGCCATCCCTCTGAGACGCTACTCTCCGCTCAGGCCGAGCGACTCCAGTACTGGCGACGCCTGCAAGAGCTGGCCGGCGTGCGATAAAGCGAGAAACACTTCCGTTTTCCCGCGGCTGGCGGGTGGCGAAAGGAGGTTCCAATGATTACACTCAAGAATATTCTGGTACCGACGGACTTTAGCGAGACCTCAAAGGTGGCGGTCGCGTACGCTCGGGAGCTCGCCTCCACGTACCACGGCTCGGTACATCTCCTGCACGTGTTGCCGGATGCCTCGGTGCAGCCGTGGGCGTTCGGGGTCGAGACCGAGACTATGGGACTTTCAACCCCAGAGCGGGTGAAGCGGTGGGAGCAGAGGGCCAATGAGCAGATGAAGAATCTATTGTCGGAGGCGGAGCGGAAGGAAGTCGAGGTGCGACTGGTGACGCAGGTGGGCCATCCCGTCCGACAGATCCTTCAGTACGCCAAAGACCAGGGGATTGATCTCATTGTGATGGGAACGCTCGGTCGAGGCGCCCCTACGCCCACATCGGGCAGGGCGTTCCCATGGAACGTCCCGATGGGCAGTGTCGCCGAGCGAGTGGTTCGCCAAGCCCCGTGTCCGGTTCTCACTGTTCGACATCCGGAGCATGAGTTCGTAACGCCCTAGACGTCTTACGTAACGCGTGAGCGGCTGGCGCCGGCCCACTAATCCGGCGCCAGCGCAGGGCGAAATCGGGATGTCCCTGATGGTCGGCAACACTACACTGACTTTTCCCGAATTGATTGGCCTGGTCGTGGGGCCGGTTCCGCAATCAGAACGATTCGGTTCGACTCCGTGGTATGCAACGTATTGATATGCTATGCTTAGATGAGTATTGCTCCCCTATTGTGGAGGAGCCCAGCGAGTGAAGATCATGAATCGACCGATCCGGAGTCGGATGAGCGAGGCTCGGACCAGGGTCCGGGTGGGAAAGAGGTCAGGCAGTAGTTTGCCGAAGGAGGGGTATGCATCCTGTTATTACCGGATTTGATCACTTAGTGTTTGCCGAGGCGCCTAAGCTGATCTATTGGGAACTGACGCGGGCCTGCGACCTGGTATGCACGCATTGTCGCGCTGAGGCTATTGCGGCGCGCGACCCGTTTGAACTGAGCACGGAAGAAGCAAAGACACTGCTTGGGGAGCTTCGTCGGTTCGGGGATCCGCCCCCGCAACTGGTCATGACCGGAGGCGACCCACTGAAGCGTCCGGATTTCTTCGAACTGGTGCGGTACGGTAGAAGCATTGGGATGCCGATATCCGTGGCGCCGAGCGGCACCCCGCTGCTCACACCGGAGGCGATCTCGGCTCTGGCGGACAACGGGGTCATGAGTATGTCGCTGAGTGTCGACGGCGCAACGGCCGAGAGCCACGATCGGTTCCGCGGGGTAGCAGGTTGCTTCGAGACCACCATGCGCGCGATCCAGGCTGTTCGGGCGGCAGCGATCCCGCTGCAGATCAACACCCTCGTGACCCCTGAAACCATGGTGGAACTGCCCGGCGTATTCCGGTTGCTCAAGGACCTGGGGATTATGCGGTGGAGTCTCTTCTATCTGATCGCCACGGGGCGCGGTCGTGCCCTTCGCGAGATCAGACCCAGCGAGGCCGAGGCGCTTCATAATTGGATTTACGATATCGTTAAGACGGCCCCGTTCGCCATTAAGGCGACGGAGGCCCCCCACTTTCGTCGCGTGGCCTACATGCGTATGCGGCTGGAAGGCCTGGATGACGCCACGATCAGGCAGACGCCTATCGGGCGGGGATTCGGAATCCGCGACGGAAACGGCATCATGTTTATCTCGCATATCGGGGATGTTTTTCCATCCGGGTTCCTGCCGGTGACAGCCGGGAACGTACGCCGGCAGAGTGCTGTGTCGATATACCGTCATTCGGAGATTTTTACGCGCCTCCGCGACGCCGATCAGTATGCCGGCAAGTGCGGCCTCTGCGAATTTCGCTGGGTGTGCGGCGGGTCGCGGGCCCGCGCGTTTGCCGAGACCGGTGATCCCAACGGGAGCGATCCCCTGTGCGCCTACAGGCCGGAGGCCGCGCTGGTGGGGGCGGCGGACGGCGATCGAGGATAGGCGCGCCGGGCACCATCAGGACCGGTTGCGCGATTCTCATACGATACGTGTATCGACCTCTGAGAGGTGGGGTACCGGTGCGTCATCAACGTAGCCTTCAACAGTGGTCAGCTATAGCGGTTGACCGAAAACCTCGCTTATTCCCTCAATCGACCCAATTTGGTATTCAGATGCTCTAGCCGATTGGTGATATCGGGCATAAATTGTGTGTAGGAGATGTGGCGCTATAAGCATCAGGGCGATAGTGCGTAAGGAGCTTATGGCGCATCTGTAGGGACGGAAGATCACGTATTGCAGCCGACCCGAAGGCGGCGCGGCCGACAGGAGGGACGAATGCAGATTTCGCGGATCCTTTTTCCGACCGACTTCTCCCATGATGCCGAACACGCATTTCAGTATGCGCTTACCTTTGCTCGCAAGTTCGGCGCCGAACTCCACCTGCTTCACGTCATCTATTTCCCCCCCCAAACGCCTGAGTACGACATTGGACAGGTCATCGACGGCCTGGTCAAGAGCGCCGAGGACAGCTTAAGAAAGCTGGTCGAGACTGTCAACGAGCCGAAACCGATCTTTCACCTGGACGTGCAGGTCGGGGTGGAACACGCCGAGATCACGAAGTT is part of the Candidatus Methylomirabilota bacterium genome and harbors:
- a CDS encoding universal stress protein; amino-acid sequence: MITLKNILVPTDFSETSKVAVAYARELASTYHGSVHLLHVLPDASVQPWAFGVETETMGLSTPERVKRWEQRANEQMKNLLSEAERKEVEVRLVTQVGHPVRQILQYAKDQGIDLIVMGTLGRGAPTPTSGRAFPWNVPMGSVAERVVRQAPCPVLTVRHPEHEFVTP
- a CDS encoding TIGR04053 family radical SAM/SPASM domain-containing protein; protein product: MHPVITGFDHLVFAEAPKLIYWELTRACDLVCTHCRAEAIAARDPFELSTEEAKTLLGELRRFGDPPPQLVMTGGDPLKRPDFFELVRYGRSIGMPISVAPSGTPLLTPEAISALADNGVMSMSLSVDGATAESHDRFRGVAGCFETTMRAIQAVRAAAIPLQINTLVTPETMVELPGVFRLLKDLGIMRWSLFYLIATGRGRALREIRPSEAEALHNWIYDIVKTAPFAIKATEAPHFRRVAYMRMRLEGLDDATIRQTPIGRGFGIRDGNGIMFISHIGDVFPSGFLPVTAGNVRRQSAVSIYRHSEIFTRLRDADQYAGKCGLCEFRWVCGGSRARAFAETGDPNGSDPLCAYRPEAALVGAADGDRG
- a CDS encoding 4Fe-4S binding protein, with translation MADCKPVYNPLDEEHVAQVAGTKPRGLEKEIHESALPPTGVLELDLERYVGDFNERIVGAYAAGTGEQALPADVGVARSLIPPGTGALRDFSYIAPEIPRFNRDKCVGCMACVTECPDTAILGKAIPRSHLEAELNLIADDQARESIRAQWAVTRKYDEVYEKKGEEGALFGIFVDPTKCKGCAECVEVCGSLGYHALTMVKKDEQTIPRYRDYFNFFRQVGQTPRAYINERALADMMLSEEALLYVGGAGSCMGCGEATAIRMMLAATGFVHGAQAIGIVAATGCNTVYGSTYPYNPFLVPWTNSLFENAPAVAMGIRGKWDQQGWQAKKLWVIGGDGAMYDIGFQALSRMLASGMDINVLILDTQVYSNTGGQASTATYTGQDAKMAVIGKAVPGKRERRKELALIAMMHPDTFVAQTTAAHINHFYRAIMAANEYPGPAVVNVYTTCEPEHGVADDRSSCQAKLAVDSRAFPLFVYDPRKGERIKERLSLAGNPAIGDDWYRLPHTGEAVDFVAFAGTEGRFAKQFDAEGHPSETLLSAQAERLQYWRRLQELAGVR
- a CDS encoding universal stress protein, giving the protein MQISRILFPTDFSHDAEHAFQYALTFARKFGAELHLLHVIYFPPQTPEYDIGQVIDGLVKSAEDSLRKLVETVNEPKPIFHLDVQVGVEHAEITKFAEREKIDLIVMGTRGRTGLVHVFLGSVAERVVRHAPCPVLTVKLPARKGGEAAKEG
- a CDS encoding DUF559 domain-containing protein gives rise to the protein MLAYNKNLKGFARSLRNNMTDAERTLWSMIRRKQAKGRLFSRQKTIDNYIVDFYCASASLVIELDGGQHYTSDGREKDQRRDADLAARGLNVLRFSDRDVLTNIEGVREEIWKHL
- a CDS encoding CBS domain-containing protein, which codes for MAEELVRDWMHRGVITCGPETSIQAVADAMKTHDISALVVVDEGGDAVGVISRTDLVNARFVEPYLKHWRGLTAKHLMTSPVISVSDTTPLAEAAARLRDRKIHRLVVIERHGPHEKPIGILSVTDLAGTL
- a CDS encoding response regulator encodes the protein MEDRIRILYAEDDPSDAALTMRRFALDAPECDLDIVGTGRACLDGLAQHDYDLLLLDYHLPDMDGLDVMQTATRQGYTLPVVLITGAGNEDLVVQAIRLGVTDYVTKRGDYLTALPQTLRRIAGAHRKKGAIGHLLVPSRPRILYVEHHASDVELLLRHFGQAAPHLTVQLAYSCRNALDLLREAQDSREAAPYDLVLIDLRMPEMSGLDLLRETKDRGISLPFVIVTGQRDEEVAVAALRLGAYDYIVKREGYLTQLPHVIDNAIARFHLNQAAGRLQAELGVLNRLLEHRVRERTAALEQEITERKQAEHALAASERLRRSILDSIEEGVYGLDLDGRIIFENPAALKIFGWQAHEILGQHSHTLMHHHRADGSVYPVEDCPTYHTLHDGQIRHVHNEVFFRKDGTSFPVEYTASALRDDAGVITGVVVSFRDITEFKQLQEQFVQSQKLEAIGVLAGGIAHDFNNNLSAILGFSDLALEKLRPDDPVGRYLEQVKKAGEQSAALTRQLLAFSRKQLLQPRVLELNALIAEDTTMLKRLIGEEIDLHRQLDPELGHIRADPAQLEQVLMNLVVNARDAMPQGGTLTIETGNVELDKPYACVCGPIAIPSGRYVRLAVIDTGCGMDAVTRARIFEPFFTTKELGKGTGLGLSTAYGIVKQSGGYICVYSTPGQGATFEIYLPQVDAPLEAGPLREFVTPLRPGAATVLLVDDDELVRTIARETLQVQGYTVLEAMNGGGALLISERYQGPIDLLLTDVVMPYMSGSELAQRLTAQRPATRVLYMSGYTDDTLAPHGVLAPGTMLLAKPLTPENLLRTVQEALVVSGHSAGGA